A stretch of Bos mutus isolate GX-2022 chromosome 8, NWIPB_WYAK_1.1, whole genome shotgun sequence DNA encodes these proteins:
- the LOC102267723 gene encoding uncharacterized protein, whose amino-acid sequence MSVLCRLGVVQPASLLRLVTNKFWKKLPLVTLNLRLYESQQQEEKCKPISRYPIPYKKDLPFDILELMEEIEKKTGFLPNVFKVLSHRPLEFRAFFAYYNVICNKKTGQLSRADKELIILVTSLANRCSYSVVVHSALYRVFSKNPVLSDQVCINWRKSDLPAREKAMLEFALAISQADDITDDHFKKLEVHGFNQEDAWDIAAISAFYAMSNRLAHFVNLVPNKEFYLMGRTNDVKDIRSEPAAPEI is encoded by the exons TCTCTTCTTCGCCTTGTGACCAATAAATTTTGGAAGAAGTTGCCTCTGGTGACCCTGAACTTGCGCCTTTATGAATCTCagcagcaggaagagaagtgCAAACCCATCAGCCGTTACCCCATTCCCTACAAAAAGGACCTGCCTTTTGACATTTTAGAGCTCATGGAGGAGATAGAAAAGAAG ACAGGATTTTTACCAAATGTATTTAAAGTGTTGTCTCACCGGCCATTGGAATTCAGAGCCTTCTTTGCTTATTACAATGTGATCTGTAACAAGAAAACAG gCCAGCTCAGCAGAGCTGACAAGGAGCTCATCATTTTGGTGACCAGCCTGGCCAACAGGTGCTCATATAGCGTGGTTGTCCACAGTGCCCTGTACAGGGTCTTTTCGAAGAACCCAGTGCTCTCTGACCAG GTCTGTATCAACTGGAGAAAGTCTGACCTCCCTGCCCGGGAAAAGGCAATGCTGGAATTTGCACTTGCTATTTCCCAAGCTGATGACATAACAGATGACCATTTCAAAAAGCTCGAGGTGCATGGCTTCAACCAGGAAGATGCCTGGGATATAGCTGCAATTTCAGCTTTTTATGCCATGTCCAACCGCCTTGCTCATTTTGTCAATCTTGTTCCCAACAAAGAATTCTATTTGATGGGCAGAACCAATGATGTCAAAGACATCAGGAGTGAACCTGCTGCTCCTGAAATATAA